In Fusobacteriaceae bacterium, one DNA window encodes the following:
- a CDS encoding iron ABC transporter permease, translating to MSNFALKLDTEIKRMKKIFYDPILFSTFVFVVAILILFIIMPMGNVLKESFTAHEYVKDAAGATQDVKTFSLVHYINIKNMPENFTIIFNTLKLGLVTSIISTTIGFFFAYGMNYVLLPFKKFFSFIAILPIVSPPFVIALSAILLLGRSGYITRRLLGIRNANIYGFHGLVLVQVLTFFPEAYLMLVGLLGRIDPSVEEASRDLGASRWDVFRTVTLPLMVPGIANAFLVIFIQAIADFSNPMVIGGEFTTAAVQIYIQGTGNFDMGSATALAIVLMLISVSIFVTQKYYIGKKSYVTVTGKVSREREKIAEKHIVYPIFGTMVAITLCVFLMYIMIPIGSLVKLWGVNYSFSLDHYKYVLDLGMKPIMDTTFLSLLSTPITGILAMIIAFLIIRKQFFGKGFIEFTTMMSMAIPGTIVGLGYIITFNRKPLVLTGTAAILIIAFVMRNMPVGIRSGMAALQQIDPSIEEAATVLGANSKKVFTSVTLPMILPAFYSGLVYAFVRSMTLVSTVIFLISARYNLLTPAVMSQIDVGKIGVAAAYCTILILIVFVVIGIMSSVLKRMGVEEIRE from the coding sequence AATACGTAAAGGATGCGGCCGGGGCCACGCAGGACGTGAAGACTTTTTCCCTCGTGCACTATATCAATATCAAGAACATGCCCGAAAATTTCACGATCATCTTCAATACGCTGAAATTGGGCCTCGTAACGTCAATTATCTCGACGACCATCGGTTTTTTCTTTGCCTACGGCATGAATTACGTGCTATTACCCTTCAAAAAATTCTTCAGTTTTATCGCGATCCTGCCCATCGTATCGCCGCCCTTCGTGATCGCCCTCTCGGCGATCCTGCTCCTGGGGCGTAGCGGCTACATCACGAGGCGGCTTCTGGGGATCCGCAACGCCAATATTTACGGTTTTCACGGGCTCGTTCTCGTCCAGGTGCTGACGTTTTTTCCCGAAGCCTATCTGATGCTCGTGGGGCTTCTGGGAAGAATCGACCCTTCGGTGGAAGAAGCGTCCCGGGATTTGGGGGCTTCCCGCTGGGACGTGTTCCGGACGGTGACGCTCCCCTTGATGGTTCCGGGGATCGCCAACGCATTTTTGGTGATCTTCATTCAGGCCATCGCGGATTTTTCCAATCCCATGGTTATCGGCGGAGAATTTACCACGGCGGCTGTCCAGATCTACATTCAGGGGACCGGAAATTTTGATATGGGCTCGGCCACGGCGCTGGCCATTGTACTCATGCTGATTTCCGTCTCGATTTTTGTCACTCAGAAGTACTATATCGGGAAGAAATCCTATGTGACCGTGACCGGAAAGGTTTCCCGGGAGCGGGAAAAGATCGCCGAAAAGCATATCGTATATCCAATCTTCGGGACCATGGTTGCGATTACATTGTGCGTATTTTTGATGTACATTATGATCCCCATCGGCTCTCTCGTGAAGCTCTGGGGCGTCAACTACAGTTTTTCCCTCGACCACTACAAATATGTGCTGGATCTCGGCATGAAGCCCATTATGGATACGACCTTCCTTTCGCTGCTCTCGACGCCCATTACGGGAATACTCGCCATGATTATCGCCTTTCTGATTATCCGGAAACAGTTTTTCGGAAAGGGCTTCATCGAGTTTACGACGATGATGTCCATGGCCATTCCCGGAACCATCGTGGGTCTGGGCTATATCATCACCTTCAACCGCAAGCCCCTCGTCCTCACGGGAACGGCGGCGATCCTTATCATTGCCTTTGTGATGAGAAATATGCCCGTGGGCATCCGATCGGGCATGGCTGCCCTGCAGCAGATCGATCCCTCCATTGAGGAAGCGGCCACGGTCCTGGGGGCAAACAGCAAGAAGGTCTTTACGTCGGTTACGCTGCCGATGATTCTGCCGGCCTTCTACAGCGGGCTTGTCTACGCCTTCGTGCGCAGCATGACCCTCGTCAGCACCGTGATTTTCCTGATTTCCGCGCGGTACAATCTTTTGACCCCCGCGGTCATGAGTCAGATCGACGTCGGGAAAATCGGTGTGGCCGCGGCCTATTGCACGATCCTCATTTTGATCGTCTTTGTGGTTATCGGTATTATGAGCTCCGTCCTCAAACGGATGGGCGTAGAAGAAATCAGAGAATAG